Proteins from a single region of Cryptococcus neoformans var. grubii H99 chromosome 5, complete sequence:
- a CDS encoding large subunit ribosomal protein L17 — translation MKHGIHQRKLGRMPAHRIALLRNLVSALLHHESIKTTLPKAKEAAKMAEKIITLGKKGTNQAKSKATAYLMPAHHAPSSSYTPSPSNPTPTLPPLAHPQSLDPETFTPPTSLLPKLFTTLATRYAARPGGYTRIHKFGRRPGDNAPHAILTLVDGPRDLKFEMTARTAGKESLDAMDSWEQIESSVDEWEGLSEKTKRDVAKVLRYRSEDDKKLFKAKATEFSDLVTVEDSAYGGVRKPALELQKPSFRAPSLNHPRSGKHVHAGERLSGMSVAHTGLGLARGALARSKSGKSGLDRTPLLWGQSNRLDGVKGEVVTSNADA, via the exons ATGAAGCACGGCATACACCAACGCAAGCTCGGCAGGATGCCAGCACACAGAATTGCACTCCTCCG AAATCTCGTTTCCGCCTTGCTGCACCATGAGTCTATCAAGACCACACTGCCAAAGGCGAAGGAGGCCGCAAAAATGGCCGAAAAG ATTATCACGCTCGGCAAGAAGGGCACTAATCAGGCAAAGAGCAAAGCTACTGCCTACCTCATG CCCGCACACCACGCCCCATCATCGTCGTACACTCCCTCCCCATCAAACCCTACACCTACCCTTCCTCCGCTtgctcatcctcaatcCCTCGATCCCGAAACTTTTACCCCACCCacctcccttctccccaaGTTATTCACCACCCTCGCGACCAGATATGCTGCTCGTCCGGGAGGATATACTCGGATCCACAAATTTGGACGTAGACCTGGAGATAATGCCCCTCATGCCATCTTGACGTTGGTCGACGGGCCAAGAGATTTGAAGTTTGAAATGACAGCGCGGACAGCTGGGAAGGAGAGTTTAGACGCAATGGATAGCTGGGAGCAAATTGAAAGTAGTGTGGACGAATGGGAGGGATTATCCGAGAAAACCAAGAGAGATGTCGCAAAAGTCCTGAGGTACCGAAGTGAAGACGATAAAAAGTTGTTCAAGGCTAAAGCTACAGAGTTTTCT GACCTCGTCACTGTTGAAGATTCAGCCTATGGGGGTGTTCGAAAACCTGCTCTTGAGCTACAGAAGCCCTCGTTCCGTGCCCCTAGCCTGAACCATCCTAGATCCGGCAAGCACGTACATGCCGGCGAACGACTGTCCGGAATGTCAGTCGCCCATACAGGTTTAGGGTTAGCTCGCGGGGCTTTGGCTCGAAGTAAATCGGGCAAGAGCGGACTGGATAGAACCCCGTTGCTTTGGGGACAGTCCAACAGACTGGACGGAGTCAAGGGCGAGGTGGTCACGTCGAACGCTGACGCTTAG
- a CDS encoding vacuolar protein, whose amino-acid sequence MRFPLLLPFAALELPIPTAPLEWKQANFLSISDSHGWLLGHQHTTWPEPNYSGNYGSFASFVIHMRKIADEKGVDLLLIDSGDHHDGSGLVSSSPDSASLAEDIFSMVPYDVITIGNHELYHYADALDIYENQARWGGRYVTSNVNITVKREGGWQSVPIGQTHLKFTTKQGYNVTAFGVIFDFKAHDKGITVQKPSKLVHEPWFQEAIRDAPDYFVLSGHMPVRGETSEFAPVFDAIRNIHPKVPIYLFGGHTHVRDCVQYDERSIGVVPGKYLETVAFTSSSLPSSDDDGPLDVARRYLDANPTSYQWHTNQTSNTFDTEQGLHISLTLQHLASSLNITDPLGVSPHNYYLSRHPWGHPRSVLTLFSDKVLPKTVIDHERGRGEQETERIIIGNAGSLRFDLFQGIFDRNDELTVSPFTSSFLYTRLPASLARNITDQMNRAGASKLVSKSPATPYEEEQRVKRIHDRWLYEQWRAYELENAYEGDTQKVMVDNGKDKPRTLGHVTKDKCPGIGDDIAHIPVPFYSDQPDFISSPFPSVAEDEEIDVVCMDFALDDFLTAVNTLDPMLNLTESMMKPYAKGLRINSVFGKYAQRYWGAGIQE is encoded by the exons ATGAGgttccccctcctcctccctttcGCCGCTCTCGAGCTCCCGATCCCCACAGCCCCCCTCGAATGGAAGCAAGCAAACTTCCTCAGCATCTCAGACAGCCATG GCTGGCTCCTCGGACACCAGCAT ACAACATGGCCTGAACCG AATTACTCGGGAAATTATGGGTCCTTCGCATCATTCGTCATCCATATGCGCAAAATAGCAGATGAGAAGGGCGTTGACTTACTCCTGAT CGACTCAGGGGATCATCATGACGGCTCAGGCCTggtctcttcctctcctgaCTCTGCATCCTTAGCGGAAGACATATTCTCGATGGTTCCATACGATGTTATTACCATCGGAAATCATGAGCTATACCATTATGCGGACGCTCTCGATATCTATGAGAACCAAGCGCGATG GGGCGGAAGGTACGTTACTTCCAATGTAAATATTACAGTCAAGCGGGAAGGTGGATGGCAATCTGTCCCTATTGGACAGACGCACCTAAAGTTCACCACGAAACA GGGCTACAATGTCACCGCATTTGGTGTAATATTTGACT TCAAGGCGCATGACAA GGGCATAACCGTCCAGAAACCTAGCAAACTTGTCCATGAACCCTGGTTCCAGGAAGCTATTCGCGATGCTCCAGACTATTT TGTCCTCTCTGGTCATATGCCGGTACGAGGGGAAACCTCTGAGTTTGCACCTGTGTTTGATGCTATCCGCAATATCCATCCAAAAGTCCCTATTTACCTATTTG GGGGGCATACACATGTTCGGGATTGTGTCCAATATGACGAGCGCTCTATCGG TGTTGTTCCGGGGAAGTATCTTGAGACAGTAGCTTTCACATC GTCATCATTGCCTTCTTCGGACGATGATGGGCCTTTAGACGTGGCTAGGAGGTACTTGGACGCTAATCCGACATC CTATCAATGGCATACAAATCAAACATCGAATACTTTTGACACG GAACAAGGGCTGCATATCTCTCTCACGCTTCAGCATCTAGCCTCCTCACTGAACATCACTGACCCACTCGGCGTCTCTCCTCACAATTATTATCTCTCTCGCCATCCTTGGGGCCATCCACGCTCTGTACTGACCCTTTTCTCAGACAAAGTTTTACCCAAAACAGTTATCGACCATGAacgagggagaggggagCAAGAGACGGAGAGGATCATCATCGGCAATGCTGGGAGTTTGAGATTTGATTTG TTCCAAGGGATTTTCGATAGGAACGACGAACTTACTGTTTCCCCTTT CACGTCTTCATTTTTATATACTCGTCTACCGGCTTCACTTGCTCGAAACATCACAGACCAGATGAACCGCGCCGGTGCATCAAAATTGGTGTCAAAGTCGCCTGCGACGCCTTacgaggaggagcagcGTGTGAAGAGGATTCATGACAGGTGGTTATATGAACAGTGGCGAGCTTATGAGCTCGAAAACGCATACGAGGGCGACACGCAAAAGGTGATGGTCGACAACGGGAAAGACAAGCCTAGAACTTTGGGGCATGTCACAAAGGACAAATGTCCGGGTATTGGCGATGATATCGCGCACATCCCTG TTCCGTTTTATAGTGACCAGCCGGATTTTATATCTtcccccttcccttcagtcgcggaagacgaagaaatTGATGTTGTCTGCATGGACTTTGCGTTGGATGACTTCC TAACTGCCGTCAACACCCTTGACCCTATGCTCAATCTGACGGAGAGTATGATGAAGCCGTATGCTAAAGGGCTACGTATCAATTCCGTCTTCGGGAAATACGCCCAGAGATACTGGGGAGCTGGAATTCAAGAGTGA
- a CDS encoding vacuolar protein, variant: protein MRFPLLLPFAALELPIPTAPLEWKQANFLSISDSHGWLLGHQHTTWPEPNYSGNYGSFASFVIHMRKIADEKGVDLLLIDSGDHHDGSGLVSSSPDSASLAEDIFSMVPYDVITIGNHELYHYADALDIYENQARWGGRYVTSNVNITVKREGGWQSVPIGQTHLKFTTKQGYNVTAFGVIFDFKAHDKGITVQKPSKLVHEPWFQEAIRDAPDYFVLSGHMPVRGETSEFAPVFDAIRNIHPKVPIYLFGGHTHVRDCVQYDERSIGVVPGKYLETVAFTSSSLPSSDDDGPLDVARRYLDANPTSYQWHTNQTSNTFDTEQGLHISLTLQHLASSLNITDPLGVSPHNYYLSRHPWGHPRSVLTLFSDKVLPKTVIDHERGRGEQETERIIIGNAGSLRFDLGFSSKGFSIGTTNLLFPLSRLHFYILVYRLHLLETSQTR, encoded by the exons ATGAGgttccccctcctcctccctttcGCCGCTCTCGAGCTCCCGATCCCCACAGCCCCCCTCGAATGGAAGCAAGCAAACTTCCTCAGCATCTCAGACAGCCATG GCTGGCTCCTCGGACACCAGCAT ACAACATGGCCTGAACCG AATTACTCGGGAAATTATGGGTCCTTCGCATCATTCGTCATCCATATGCGCAAAATAGCAGATGAGAAGGGCGTTGACTTACTCCTGAT CGACTCAGGGGATCATCATGACGGCTCAGGCCTggtctcttcctctcctgaCTCTGCATCCTTAGCGGAAGACATATTCTCGATGGTTCCATACGATGTTATTACCATCGGAAATCATGAGCTATACCATTATGCGGACGCTCTCGATATCTATGAGAACCAAGCGCGATG GGGCGGAAGGTACGTTACTTCCAATGTAAATATTACAGTCAAGCGGGAAGGTGGATGGCAATCTGTCCCTATTGGACAGACGCACCTAAAGTTCACCACGAAACA GGGCTACAATGTCACCGCATTTGGTGTAATATTTGACT TCAAGGCGCATGACAA GGGCATAACCGTCCAGAAACCTAGCAAACTTGTCCATGAACCCTGGTTCCAGGAAGCTATTCGCGATGCTCCAGACTATTT TGTCCTCTCTGGTCATATGCCGGTACGAGGGGAAACCTCTGAGTTTGCACCTGTGTTTGATGCTATCCGCAATATCCATCCAAAAGTCCCTATTTACCTATTTG GGGGGCATACACATGTTCGGGATTGTGTCCAATATGACGAGCGCTCTATCGG TGTTGTTCCGGGGAAGTATCTTGAGACAGTAGCTTTCACATC GTCATCATTGCCTTCTTCGGACGATGATGGGCCTTTAGACGTGGCTAGGAGGTACTTGGACGCTAATCCGACATC CTATCAATGGCATACAAATCAAACATCGAATACTTTTGACACG GAACAAGGGCTGCATATCTCTCTCACGCTTCAGCATCTAGCCTCCTCACTGAACATCACTGACCCACTCGGCGTCTCTCCTCACAATTATTATCTCTCTCGCCATCCTTGGGGCCATCCACGCTCTGTACTGACCCTTTTCTCAGACAAAGTTTTACCCAAAACAGTTATCGACCATGAacgagggagaggggagCAAGAGACGGAGAGGATCATCATCGGCAATGCTGGGAGTTTGAGATTTGATTTG GGATTCAGTTCCAAGGGATTTTCGATAGGAACGACGAACTTACTGTTTCCCCTTT CACGTCTTCATTTTTATATACTCGTCTACCGGCTTCACTTGCTCGAAACATCACAGACCAGATGA
- a CDS encoding acyl carrier protein: MFRTLPLLRTARTALRQTAPIALRPQPLAFSLKPLAARGYAAAAGLSKDDITVRILDVLKSFEKVDSSKLTNNASFTSDLGLDSLDAVEVVMAIEEEFAIEIPDAEADEITTVQDAINYVANTSEAH, encoded by the exons ATGTTCcgcactcttcctctcctccgcACTGCCCGCACTGCCCTCAGGCAAACGGCCCCCATCGCCCTCCGACCACAGCCCCTCGCCTTCTCCCTCAAGCCCCTCGCTGCCAGGGGTTACGCCGCTGCCGCCGGTCTCAGCAAGGACGACATCACTGTTAGGATCCTCGATGTTTTGAAGAGCTTTGAGAAGGTTGACAGCAGCAAG CTCACAAACAACGCTTCATTCACCAGCGATCTCGGCCTTGACTCTCTTGACGCTGTCGAGGTTGTCATGGCcattgaagaggaattCGCTATTGAGATTCCTGATGCCGAGGCCGATGAGATCACAACTGTCCAGGATG CTATCAACTATGTTGCCAAC ACCTCTGAAG CGCATTAA
- a CDS encoding ubiquinol-cytochrome c reductase subunit 7 — translation MPSIAKMVFGNGPLGPSFAPWIRQYPGVQKYWARWSNLYRHAAGYRQKGYLLDDLVMEESKTVQKALSRLPERVAYDRVWRHRQGIMMSMHHTDLPKSKWTPPEKDEQYLTPYINQVLAEEQERADWDHSVVERIKKRQAGRKNPFERV, via the exons ATGCCCTCAATCGCCAAAATGGTATTCGGCAACGGCCCCCTCGGCCCGTC CTTTGCCCCCTGGATCCGTCAGTACCCCGGCGTGCAAAAGTACTGGGCACGATGGTCAAACCTCTACAGGCACGCGGCAGGCTACCGACAGAAGGGCTACCTCCTCGACGACTTggtgatggaagagagcaaGACTGTGCAAAAG GCGCTCTCCCGTCTTCCCGAGCGAGTCGCTTACGACCGAGTTTGGCGACACCGACAGGGCATTATGATGTCCATGCACCACACCGACCTTCCCAAGAGCAAGTGGACCCCCCCTGAAAAG GACGAACAATACCTTACCCCTTACATCAACCAGGTACTTGCGGAGGAACAGGAACGAGCCGACTGGGATCACTCTGTCGTCGAGAGgatcaagaagaggcaggCTGGCAGGAAGAACCCTTTTGAGCGCGTCTAA
- a CDS encoding replication factor A2: protein MSNYDGQNPYYGGAGGGYVAGGSPYGSQDSPSRKTRGGNQTIRPVTVKQVLEAQQVHPDADFTIDGVDVAQVLLVGSVRNMSTTATNVSYEIGDGTGYIDARVWLDSADDESGKTTGIEQDHYVGLMGTIKVFGGKRHVSATHIRPITDGNEVQHHLLKALYVSLILRGGTPGNAPKAAGTRDDYNAGATTGGTDQSAWSHLEPLQRRILEVMSSEGQGNDDGVHVTHIIKFLNGVDENDFTVALDWLTDNGYVYSTLDESHYQVL from the exons ATGAGCAACT ACGACGGTCAGAACCCATACTACGGAGGAGCCGGTGGTGGATATGTCGCAGGCGGGTCTCCCTACGGCAGCCAAGACTCACCGAGCCGTAAA acgagaggaggaaacCAGACTATCAGGCCAGTGACGGTGAAACAAGTCCTTGAGGCGCAGCAAGTTCATCCCGACGCGGATTTCACCATAGATGGCGTGGACGTAGCTCAA GTGCTTTTGGTTGGATCTGTGCGGAATATGTCAACAACCGCAACAAATGTTTCCTATGAGATTGGGGACGGTACTGGTTATATCGATGCTCGCGTGTGGCTCGACTcagcagatgatgagtcGGGGAAAACTACGGGAATTGA GCAGGATCATTATGTTGGGCTTATGGGCACAATCAAGGTATTTGGCGGCAAAAGGCACGTGTCTGCGACCCACATCCGGCCTATAACAGACGGCAATGAAGTTCAGCACCATCTCCTAAAAGCTCTCTATGTTAGTTTGATACTGCGAGGTGGTACTCCTGGTAAC GCCCCGAAAGCTGCTGGCACCCGCGATGACTACAATGCCGGAGCGACTACTGGCGGGACTGATCAGTCGGCGTGGTCACATCTAGAGCCTCTGCAGCGTAGAATCCTGGAAGTTATGTCGAGCGAAGGACAGGGCAACGATGATGGTGTTCATGTGACCCATATCATCAAATTCCTTAATGGGGTTGATGAAAATGATTTCAC CGTGGCGCTTGATTGGTTGACAGATAACGGATATGTTTATTCGACACTGGACGAATCC CACTATCAAGTTCTGTAG
- a CDS encoding sodium/hydrogen exchanger 3, giving the protein MSTAPTDTEILNPADEEFYASWGLCILCLLLIGALISSYYLQVKRIRAVHETVISIFAGMVVGLIIRLAPGHMIRDMMSFKHTFFFNALLPPIILNSGYELKQENFFRNFAVILTFAFLGTFITAVGIGVLVYIWSFLGLEGLKFTLLECLIFGSTLSATDPVTILAIFNTAKVDPKLYSIIFGESILNDAVSIVMYETLSHFHGEDIYLSSLFHGVGIFLFSFLISMALGVSFGLACSLGLKHSHLASYPHIESCIITLVAYTSYFFSNGIAMSGIVSLLFCGITLKHYAYHTMSRRTQRTTKYMFGVLAQLSENFIFIYLGLNLFTQDVQVFKPLFILVSAIAVMASRYAAVFPLSELINWVFHTRGQRAEEIPHSYQMMLFWAGLRGAVGVALAAGITGENADALRTTILVVVVLTVIVFGGTTSRMLEVLGIRVGVEDEDASSDDEEPWTAQLGHLALQSGPGSRRYPYSSQNNRGWENPSDFDLQSSEGSPYNQTLKLSQSRQARSSSYGQGRYGYGVRSGFSTNSDESDEEVLPSAGPSGSYGDGYDPEANAPGPSSDSRAGEGRGPSMIFRDGQWFTALDERYLLPLFSNSVTARRHHAKKAVRKGVLAASGAGAGGTSGTGSKSGSASGTPRRTSLELGDDGYGGDGESENGKNKGLPRTFSGSVSDFFFSKTEPSPLPSASLSLDERENRR; this is encoded by the exons ATGTCAACAGCCCCTACTGATACCGAGATCTTGAACCCTGCAGATGAAGAGTTCTACGCATC ATGGGGTCTCTGCATCCTCTGCCTACTCCTGATCGGTGCACTTATATCTTCATACTACCTGCAAGTTAAACGAATTCGTGCAGTGCACGAAACCGTCATTTCCATCTTTGCAGGAATGGTGGTGGGATTGATTATACGGCTCGCGCCTGGACACATGATTAGGGACATGATG TCCTTCAAGCAcacattcttcttcaacgccTTACTTCCGCCTATCATTTTAAATTCTGGCTATGAACTTAAACAG GAAAACTTTTTTAGAAACTTTGCTGTCATATTGACGTTTGCATTTCTCGGTACATTTATCACTGCCGTTGGTATTGG AGTACTAGTCTATATTTGGTCTTTCCTCGGGCTTGAAGGCCTCAAATTTACCCTTCTTGAGTGTCTTATCTTTGGCTCAACTTTGTCGGCAACCGACCCAGTCACCATCTTGGCCATTTTCAATACCGCCAAAGTAGACCCTAAGCTTTACTCTATTATCTTCGGTGAGAGTATCCTGAATGATGCTGTTAGTATTGTCATGTATGA GACCCTTTCTCATTTCCACGGCGAGGATATCTACTTGTCTTCGCTTTTTCACGGAGTCGGCATATTCCTTTTCTcattcctcatctccatgGCCCTTGGCGTCTCGTTTGGATTAGCATGTTCTTTGGGTTTGAAACACTCTCATCTTGCAAGTTACCCTCACATTGAAAGCTGCATAATCACCCTCGTCGCGTATACAAGTTATTTCTTCAGTAATGGTATTGCCATGAGTG GTATCGTGTCTCTGCTTTTCTGCGGTATTACTCTGAAACATTATGCGTACCATACCATGTCTCGGCGCACTCAGAGAACAACCAAATACATGTTTGGTGTTCTCGCTCAACTGTCTGAgaatttcatcttcatctacCTAGGGCTGAACCTGTTCACTCAGGATGTTCAGGTCTTCAAGCCACTATTCATCCTTGTTTCCGCT ATTGCTGTTATGGCTTCACGCTACGCAGCCGTTTTCCCCCTGTCTGAGCTTATTAACTGGGTATTCCACACCCGTGGCCAGCGTGCTGAAGAGATACCTCACTCCTATCAGATGATGCTTTTTTGGGCAGGCCTCCGAGGAGCCGTTGGCGTTGCTCTTGCTGCGGGCATCACAGGCGAGAATGCGGATGCACTCAGAACTACGATATTGGTTGTAGTTGTCTTGACTGTCATCGTGTTTGGCGGTACTACGTCGAGAATGTTGGAAGTACTGGGTATTAGAGTaggagtggaagatgaggacgCTTCgagcgatgatgaagaaccGTGGACGGCTCAACTAGGCCATCTTGCCTTGCAATCAGGGCCAGGCTCTCGTCGCTACCCTTACAGTTCCCAGAATAATCGAGGATGGGAAAACCCTTCCGACTTTGATCTCCAATCATCCGAAGGGTCGCCTTACAATCAAACGCTCAAGCTTTCGCAATCACGTCAAGCTCGCAGTAGCTCTTATGGTCAAGGACGTTATGGCTATGGCGTGCGATCAGGTTTCTCAACCAACAGCGATGAGAGTGACGAGGAGGTGCTTCCATCAGCTGGGCCTTCAGGCTCGTATGGAGATGGTTACGACCCTGAAGCAAATGCCCCTGGACCAAGTTCAGACAGTagagctggagaaggaagaggccCAAGCATGATCTTCCGTGACGGCCAATGGTTTACCGCACTGGATGAGCGATATCTATTACCGCTATTCTCTAATTCTGTCACTGCTCGTCGGCACCATGCCAAGAAAGCAGTCAGGAAAGGAGTATTGGCCGCCAGTGGAGCTGGAGCGGGAGGTACATCAGGGACAGGATCGAAATCTGGAAGTGCTTCAGGGACACCCCGAAGAACGAGTCTGGAACTTGGGGATGACGGATAcggaggtgatggagaaAGTGAAAATGGGAAGAACAAGGGTTTACCCAGGACTTTCAG TGGCTCTGTCTCggatttcttcttttcaaagACTGAACCGTCGCCCCTACCATCTGCTTCTTTGTCGTTAGACGAACGGGAAAATAGGCGTTAA
- a CDS encoding protein transporter, translating into MDEEETFANLISSTALPPRPSWDAPSTSPSHDADPWANPFSADTTTLPTSFSSSALLSSSPKRTTVSPYVAQLEREATARSFPDPPSVIAAREQELVQKAEGLAQHRSVYASSAFASPFESPAVNAGPAADDPFGNPFAQPSAGQERDPTTVLFPPAPVDALESPATSDQTVEQGREILKNLIDDGLTEDGDSGRSLKRAFKKSAQVPREKREIGSERSKAYVFSPKKKGSKEETKQRVLKDDIEADKLVEGVEELPLSQENALNEGGETEGLGQNQAQETSTNVPSPTTPKANTPTPRSPTSVPLPISSVTTPIATRQSTPAPPTENSPVHAKEQIKAGKEKDEASTATLSTPLSNRVSVSPLDASSIEEPYKNLSIGSSAPEQIHSSKATWNTPQSGESQPSVSTTTTRFGGRGWGALDEDDNNGLFGKSTLGIASGSVTGAMSSWGEGEESGWGEPGLASLDESTTLPFDDGSSEPASSQPEQEPKPPYASSASSDSISVATRPTKRPTLPYFQISVSDPTRVGDAVRGYTVYTIRTRTSSPHYQQSTFSCLRRFSDFLWLFEQLSHNNPGVIVPPMPDKHSWGRFEDQFVETRRLALERCLKKITSNPILQLDPDLRLFLESDNFAYESKERKHQIAAQTSSTEKGGLLAGWTGAKFVEQDDWFNSRRAFLEALESQLKSLGKAIEISSKHRVELAISLADYAESLTALAESDLGASLSAALSQMSGLVARERDYAEWHAKSEVGELLNLADEYTRFIGSVRSAFAARVDSWKVWQEKDKEVARMKAAREKARVSGKLGDRVQSSLKEIMEAERRVHEASLEFDRLTKLVKSEFVRFERERVLEFKETLERYLNGLIEKEKEMIEGWEGLHSVVARMMEKSQAGQSVGQQM; encoded by the exons atggacgaggaggaaacTTTCGCAAACCTCATATCCTCCACAGCCCTCCCACCGCGCCCCTCCTGGGATGCCCCTTCTACATCTCCCTCCCACGACGCAGACCCGTGGGCAAACCCATTCTCAGCCGACACCACCACCTTGCCCACCTCTTTCTCATCGTCTGCTTtactttcttcctctcccaaaCGGACCACCGTATCCCCTTACGTGGCGCAGCTTGAAAGGGAGGCTACTGCACGGTCTTTTCCGGATCCGCCCTCTGTCATCGCGGCGAGGGAACAAGAGCTCGTCCAGAAGGCAGAGGGCCTGGCTCAACACCGAAGTGTGTATGCGAGCAGTGCCTTTGCCTCACCCTTCGAATCCCCCGCCGTCAATGCAGGGCCAGCAGCAGATGATCCGTTCGGTAATCCCTTTGCACAACCCTCTGCAGGCCAAGAGAGGGATCCAACCACCGTACTTTTTCCTCCGGCCCCGGTCGATGCGCTTGAATCCCCAGCTACCTCTGATCAGACGGTGGAacagggaagagagattcTCAAGAATCTCATTGACGATGGTCTGACAGAAGACGGTGATTCAGGAAGAAGCCTTAAGAGAGCTTTCAAAAAGAGTGCACAAGTACCCCGAGAAAAGCGCGAAATCGGATCTGAACGCTCCAAGGCGTATGTCTTTAgtccgaagaagaaaggctctaaagaagagacaaagCAGAGAGTATTAAAGGATGATATAGAGGCGGACAAATTGGTGGAAGGGGTTGAGGAGTTGCCGCTTTCCCAGGAGAATGCTTTGAATGAGGGCGGGGAAACGGAAGGCTTGGGCCAAaatcaagctcaag AGACTTCCACAAACGTTCCGTCACCAACTACTCCCAAGGCAAACACTCCCACGCCCCGTTCTCCTACGTCCGTGCCTCTTCCAATCTCTTCTGTTACCACCCCTATTGCCACTCGGCAATCCACGCCAGCGCCTCCCACAGAAAACTCGCCTGTTCATGCAAAAGAACAGATAAAGgcagggaaagaaaaggacgaGGCATCCACTGCGACACTGTCAACGCCTCTATCGAATCGCGTGTCTGTATCGCCTCTTGATGCCTCTTCCATAGAAGAACCGTACAAGAATTTGTCCATTGGCAGTTCTGCCCCTGAGCAAATACACTCCAGTAAAGCCACTTGGAATACACCGCAGTCAGGGGAATCTCAGCCTTCTGTAAGCACGACCACGACCAGATTTGGAGGTAGGGGCTGGGGTGCcttggatgaggatgacaaCAATGGTTTGTTTGGCAAAAGTACACTAGGTATAGCATCGGGATCTGTCACAGGAGCCATGTCTTCCTggggtgaaggagaagagagtggTTGGGGTGAACCAGGACTCGCAAGCTTAGATGAGAGCACTACCTTGCCCTTTGACGATGGGTCAAGTGAACCAGCCTCGTCCCAACCAGAACAGGAGCCTAAACCTCCATATGCCtcctccgcttcctccGATTCTATCTCTGTCGCAACTCGACCTACCAAGCGCCCTACACTTCCCTATTTCCAGATATCAGTTTCCGATCCTACACGCGTAGGTGACGCAGTCCGAGGGTACACGGTCTACACCATTCGTACTCGCACGTCATCCCCCCACTACCAGCAATCTACATTCTCTTGTCTCCGCCGATTCTCTGATTTCCTTTGGCTATTCGAACAGCTCAGTCACAACAATCCTGGCGTCATTGTGCCACCAATGCCAGATAAGCATTCTTGGGGGAGGTTTGAGGACCAGTTTGTCGAGACAAGGCGTTTGGCATTGGAAAGatgcttgaagaagattacCAGTAACCCAATCCTCCAACTTGACCCCGATCTTCGCCTTTTCTTAGAGAGCGACAACTTTGCGTACGAATCCAAAGAACGTAAACACCAGATTGCTGCTCAGACCTCATCGACTGAGAAAGGAGGACTGTTGGCAGGGTGGACCGGTGCAAAGTTTGTCGAACAAGATGATTGGTTCAATAGCCGTAGAGCCTTCCTCGAGGCCCTTGAAAGCCAGCTCAAATCTCTTGGCAAAGCCATCGAGATTTCTTCAAAACATCGGGTTGAGCTTGCCATTTCCCTGGCCGATTATGCCGAATCTCTCACTGCTTTAGCAGAATCTGATCTCGGTGCTTCTCTCTCCGCTGCTCTTTCACAAATGTCAGGCCTTGTTGCTCGTGAAAGAGATTATGCAGAGTGGCATGCAAAGTCCGAAGTAGGGGAATTACTTAATCTTGCCGACGAGTATACTCGTTTCATAGGGTCAGTGAGAAGTGCTTTTGCAGCCAGAGTGGACAGCTGGAAAGTGTGGCAAGAAAAGGATAAGGAGGTAGCCAGGATGAAGGCAGCAAGGGAAAAAGCTAGAGTGTCGGGGAAATTGGGTGATAGAGTGCAAAGCAGCTTAAAAGAAATTATGGAG GCAGAGCGCCGCGTACATGAAGCTTCGCTCGAATTCGATCGCCTGACTAAACTTGTTAAATCTGAATTCGTCCGCTTTGAGCGTGAGCGAGTCCTTGAATTCAAGGAAACTTTAGAGAGATATTTAAACGGTTTAAtcgagaaagagaaggaaatgattgagggatgggaggggTTGCACAGTGTGGTTGCCaggatgatggaaaagagtCAGGCAGGGCAGTCAGTGGGACAGCAAATGTAA